The following proteins are encoded in a genomic region of Arachis ipaensis cultivar K30076 chromosome B02, Araip1.1, whole genome shotgun sequence:
- the LOC107625087 gene encoding putative G3BP-like protein, producing the protein MGVSAAQVGSYFVGQYYQVLPQHPNLIHQFYSDNSTMIRVDGVSTETASNVLQIHELVLSLNFGTIEIKTINSLDSLDGGVLVMVSGFVKIRDVKKRRKFVQTFFLAPQEKGYFVLNDIFHFIDDGISVSYSNPVSVASEKIDAKPLTSLGEPPASDYGSVEETTEYINSVHVEDDLVDKYSLPEQPQQLHHDLETEIVVEETPAEKASPTIPSFAHTTRESPIAYGEEPLEESTKKTYASILQVAKGRSVSSAAVQQSFKSTPTPSESNHVAQPVQQSNSAFAYIPDSRFELAEEVYGAEEEGEVTSVYVRNLPATVTEAEIDHEFKSFGRIKPNGIFVRVKKEIGVCYAFVEFEDIVGVQISL; encoded by the exons ATGGGTGTTAGTGCTGCCCAG GTGGGTTCATACTTTGTTGGACAGTATTATCAGGTTCTTCCACAACATCCCAATCTGATTCATCAATTCTACTCAGATAACAGCACAATGATCCGTGTTGATGGAGTTTCCACCGAAACCGCTTCGAATGTGCTG CAAATCCATGAACTTGTTTTATCATTGAATTTTGGTACAATAGAGATCAAGACTATCAATTCTCTTGATTCTTTGGATGGAGGTGTGCTTGTAATGGTCTCAGGGTTTGTCAAGATTAGGGATGTCAAGAAAAGGCGAAAGTTTGTCCAAACATTCTTTCTTGCTCCCCAGGAGAAGGGTTACTTTGTGCTTAATGACATTTTTCATTTCATTGATGACGGAATATCAGTATCATACTCAAATCCAGTATCTGTAGCATCCGAAAAGATAGACGCAAAGCCACTTACTTCTCTTGGAGAGCCTCCTG CTTCTGACTATGGTTCGGTGGAAGAAACTACTGAATATATCAATTCAGTTCATGTAGAAGATGACCTGGTTGACAAGTATAGCCTTCCAGAGCAGCCGCAGCAGCTACATCATGATCTTGAAACAGAAATTGTGGTTGAGGAAACTCCTGCAGAGAAGGCATCCCCTACAATCCCGAGTTTTGCTCATACTACCCGCGAATCCCCTATAGCTTATGGGGAGGAACCTTTGGAGGAGTCTACTAAGAAGACTTATGCATCCATT TTACAAGTAGCAAAAGGTCGATCTGTGTCATCTGCTGCTGTACAGCAGTCTTTCAAAAGTACCCCAACTCCTTCAGAGTCAAATCATGTAGCACAGCCTGTTCAACAGTCAAACTCTGCATTTGCGTACATTCCTGATTCACGGTTTGAGTTAGCAGAAGAAGTCTATGGGGCAGAGGAAGAAG GTGAAGTAACATCTGTCTATGTGAGGAACTTGCCTGCTACAGTTACTGAAGCTGAGATTGATCATGAATTTAAGAGTTTTGGCAGGATTAAGCCTAATGGTATATTCGTTAGGGTCAAGAAG GAAATCGGAGTTTGTTATGCTTTTGTGGAATTTGAAGACATTGTCGGGGTTCAGA TATCACTGTAG